The Dendropsophus ebraccatus isolate aDenEbr1 chromosome 10, aDenEbr1.pat, whole genome shotgun sequence genome has a segment encoding these proteins:
- the DOLK gene encoding dolichol kinase → MVNKLVVAESLVVFCIVLSIHTVVWDRFSWCALALAVQAFYVQHKWDRLLQSGGAVFQYRSSANSGLLPASMVIPLLGIVIRERCKASGNVYFERYGVVVSATGMALSYFLSIIALGITKPVPKNTCIVSGAAGSAILYTMKNSLAVSEVIEVLEVLLIFVYLSMILLYLMPRCFTPGEALVVLGGLSFVLNQLIKRSLNAVGGKGDPADYLLLVTLVALVLLGIIFSALFFFMDSSTWTSSLFFYMMTAVLGLGVFVPWLQYLIKRHPLFWLVEFLVQSSTRLYLLSYWVLLLLCACTVVLYQNSKRTPDSKKLQASTVTRKYFHFLAVATSIPGLIYDMQLLFVASVACFAVFTLLEYIRYFRIRPLGQTLRNLLTLFLDERDSGPLILTHLYLLLGMSLPVWLFPRLCSSSLSSSSTLLPYCGVLAVGVGDTIASVCGTTLGEIKWPGTKKTFEGTMMSIFAQIIAVALILIFDLNVNMNSGYVWLLGSITLVSLLEAFTTQIDNLLLPLYLHILLMI, encoded by the coding sequence ATGGTGAATAAGCTGGTGGTGGCGGAGTCTCTGGTGGTGTTCTGCATTGTCCTGAGCATCCATACTGTGGTGTGGGACCGCTTCTCCTGGTGCGCTCtggctttggctgtgcaggcgtTCTATGTGCAGCACAAATGGGACCGATTATTACAGAGTGGCGGAGCAGTATTCCAGTACAGGTCATCTGCCAACAGTGGACTTCTGCCAGCCAGCATGGTCATCCCCCTGCTGGGCATCGTCATAAGAGAGCGATGCAAAGCCTCCGGTAATGTGTACTTTGAGAGGTACGGAGTTGTCGTGTCTGCTACAGGGATGGCCTTGTCCTATTTCCTTTCCATTATTGCACTGGGTATCACTAAACCTGTCCCGAAAAACACCTGCATAGTATCTGGAGCTGCTGGCAGTGCCATACTGTACACCATGAAGAATTCTCTGGCCGTGTCGGAAGTCATCGAGGTGCTTGAGGTGCTCCTCATCTTCGTCTACCTTAGCATGATCCTTCTATACCTGATGCCGCGCTGCTTCACTCCTGGAGAAGCTTTGGTTGTTCTCGGTGGGCTCAGCTTTGTCCTTAACCAGCTTATCAAACGTTCTCTGAACGCTGTGGGTGGTAAAGGAGACCCTGCCGATTACCTGCTGCTGGTCACCCTGGTGGCCTTGGTCCTTCTCGGGATCATCTTCTCAGCCTTGTTCTTTTTCATGGATTCTTCCACCTGGACGTCCTCGCTGTTCTTCTACATGATGACAGCTGTGTTAGGTCTGGGAGTCTTTGTGCCATGGCTTCAGTACCTTATTAAGAGGCACCCACTCTTCTGGCTGGTGGAGTTCCTTGTACAGAGCAGCACGCGCCTCTACCTCCTCAGCTACTGGGTGCTGCTCCTTCTTTGTGCTTGCACCGTTGTTCTCTATCAGAATTCAAAACGGACTCCAGATTCGAAGAAGCTTCAAGCGTCCACAGTGACTCGCAAGTACTTTCACTTCCTGGCCGTGGCCACTTCCATCCCCGGACTTATATATGACATGCAGCTACTCTTTGTCGCCTCTGTGGCTTGTTTTGCAGTCTTCACGTTACTAGAATACATTCGCTATTTCCGAATTAGGCCACTAGGACAGACCTTACGGAACCTGCTGACGCTCTTCTTGGACGAGAGGGACAGCGGTCCTTTGATTCTCACACATCTTTACCTTCTCTTAGGAATGTCTCTTCCGGTCTGGCTGTTTCCAAGGCTGTGTTCATCCTCCCTATCCAGCTCTTCTACATTGCTCCCTTATTGTGGGGTGCTAGCAGTGGGGGTGGGTGATACCATAGCATCTGTTTGTGGTACTACGCTGGGTGAGATTAAATGGCCGGGTACCAAGAAGACATTTGAAGGCACCATGATGTCTATATTTGCCCAGATCATCGCCGTCGCCTTAATTCTTATCTTTGACCTGAATGTGAACATGAACAGCGGCTACGTGTGGTTATTGGGATCGATCACTTTGGTGTCGCTATTAGAAGCTTTCACCACCCAAATCGACAACTTGTTGCTGCCGCTTTACCTGCACATCCTGCTGATGATCTGA